In bacterium, a genomic segment contains:
- the dusB gene encoding tRNA dihydrouridine synthase DusB — MNIGYLELKTRSILAPLAGAADRPFRLIVKQEGVGLMFSELISSDGLVHDSPGTKKLCNILPEERPLGLQIFGSDPSVMDQAASIVEKFKPDLIDVNFGCPVKKVVKRGAGAALLKDLDLLYEIAKSVVDSVSITVTAKIRSGWDVDSIVAPRAAELLEKAGVKAITVHPRTRSAGFSGQADWSVIKEVKEAVSVPVIGNGDINSPEDAEEMIKSTGCDFVMVGRSALGRPWIFRQIDHYLSTGEKLPEPSNTEKIDVCIKHFNITRKTEDEHSAVKEMRKHIAWYVRGMRNSSRLRGEVFKLTEPEDVVRMLKEFQKEL; from the coding sequence ATGAATATCGGTTATCTTGAGCTGAAAACAAGATCAATTCTTGCACCTCTTGCAGGAGCGGCAGACAGGCCGTTCAGGCTAATAGTCAAACAAGAGGGTGTCGGGCTCATGTTTTCAGAACTGATCAGCAGTGACGGTCTGGTGCATGACAGCCCTGGTACAAAGAAACTCTGTAATATTTTACCGGAAGAGAGGCCCTTAGGGCTTCAGATTTTCGGGAGCGACCCCTCTGTTATGGACCAGGCAGCTTCCATTGTAGAAAAGTTTAAACCTGACCTGATTGATGTAAATTTCGGCTGCCCGGTAAAAAAGGTGGTTAAAAGAGGGGCGGGTGCAGCTCTTTTAAAAGATCTTGATTTGCTGTATGAAATAGCAAAAAGTGTTGTAGATTCGGTATCAATAACAGTAACGGCAAAAATCAGAAGCGGATGGGATGTAGATTCCATTGTAGCGCCGAGAGCAGCGGAACTTCTGGAAAAGGCCGGGGTAAAGGCAATTACTGTTCACCCCAGAACGAGAAGTGCCGGATTTTCCGGACAAGCGGACTGGTCAGTGATCAAAGAAGTTAAAGAAGCTGTTTCTGTGCCTGTAATAGGTAACGGTGATATAAACAGCCCTGAAGACGCTGAAGAAATGATTAAAAGTACCGGATGTGATTTTGTAATGGTAGGAAGAAGTGCTCTCGGCAGGCCGTGGATTTTCCGCCAAATTGACCATTATCTGTCAACCGGTGAAAAGCTGCCTGAGCCGTCAAACACTGAAAAAATAGATGTATGCATAAAACATTTTAATATTACAAGAAAAACTGAAGATGAACATAGCGCTGTAAAAGAGATGCGAAAGCATATTGCGTGGTATGTGAGAGGAATGAGAAACAGTTCGAGGCTGCGGGGAGAAGTATTTAAACTCACTGAACCTGAAGATGTTGTACGAATGTTAAAAGAATTCCAAAAAGAGCTTTAA